Proteins encoded within one genomic window of Calypte anna isolate BGI_N300 unplaced genomic scaffold, bCalAnn1_v1.p scaffold_86_arrow_ctg1, whole genome shotgun sequence:
- the CAD gene encoding CAD protein isoform X2, translating into MGCLVLQDGSVLRGRPFGAAGATAAGEVVFQTGMVGYPEALTDPSYKAQILVLTYPLVGNYGVPRDETDPFGLSRWFESSKIHVAALVVGECSETPSHWSASRSLDQWLKEQNIPGLEGVDTRALTKKISEKGTLLGKLVLDGTPEENLSFEDPNKRHLVQEVSLKTPRVFNTGGSPHITAIDCGLKYNQVRCLCQRGAAVTVVPWDYPLDPADFDGLFISNGPGDPQLCRETVAGLQRVLDAPQPKPVFGICLGHQLLALALGARTYKMKYGNRGHNQPCLHEDTRRCFITAQNHGFAVEVGSLPPGWVPLFTNANDGSNEGLVHEHKPFFSVQFHPEHRAGPTDLEGLFDIFVETARDLRDGDGSTLTVRQRLRDWLSSKQGPAGGQDVARPRKVLILGSGGLSIGQAGEFDYSGSQAIKALKEENIQTVLINPNIATVQTSKGLADKVYFLPITPEYVTQVIRNERPDGVLLTFGGQTALNCGVELTKAGVLERYHVRVLGTPVTSIEMTEDRKVFVEKMEEIGEHVAPSEAAASLEQAAAAAERLGYPVLVRSAYALGGLGSGFANSCEELVALVSQAFTHTSQVLVDKSLKGWKEIEYEVVRDAYDNCVTVCNMENLDPLGIHTGESIVVAPSQTLNDTEYFMLRRTAIKVVRHLGIVGECNIQFALNPESEQYYIIEVNARLSRSSALASKATGYPLAYVAAKLALGIPLPLLRNSVTNCTTANFEPSLDYCVVKIPRWDLSKFLRVSTKIGSSMKSVGEVMAIGRNFEEAFQKALRMVDENCVGFDHTVKPASDVELETPTDKRIFVLAAALRAGYSIERLYELTKIDRWFLHKMKNITDHAMLLELYREGQNAMPPTMLARAKQLGFSDKQVALAVLSTELAVRKMRHDLKILPVVKQIDTVAAEWPAQTNYLYLTYNGTEHDLAFREPHVMVIGSGVYRIGSSVEFDWCAVGCIQELRKLGFKTIMVNYNPETVSTDYDMCDRLYFDEISFEVVMDIYELENPEGVILSMGGQLPNNIAMALHRQQCRILGTSPEAIDSAENRFKFSRLLDSIGISQPLWKELSDMESAKHFCCKVGYPCVVRPSYVLSGAAMNVAYSDSDLEKFLSNAVAVSKEQPVVISKFIQEAKEIDVDAVACDGVVVAIAISEHVENAGVHSGDATLVTPPQDITPKTLERIKAIVHAVGQELQVTGPFNLQLIAKDDQLKVIECNVRVSRSFPFVSKTLGVDLVALASQVIMGEDVEPVGLMTGTGIVGVKVPQFSFSRLAGADVVLGVEMTSTGEVACFGENRCEAYLKAMLSTGFKIPKKNILLTIGSYKNKSELLPTVRTLESLGYQLYASLGTADFYTEHGIKVMAVDWHFEESDGSEAGTRETQRSILDYLAENHFEMVINLSMRNSGGRRLSSFVTKGYRTRRLAVDYSVPLIIDIKCTKLFVEALGQIRAAPPMKMHVDCMTSQKLIRLPGLIDVHVHLREPGGTHKEDFASGTAAALAGGVTMVCAMPNTSPAITDASSFALAQKLAEAGARCDFALFLGASPENAGALGSLAGAAAGLKLYLNDTFSSLRMDNVSLWMEHFEQWPRHLPVVAHAERQTVAAVLMVAQLYQRPVHICHVARREEILLIKAAKQKGVAVTCEVAPHHLFLSRDDLGRLGEGRAAVRPALGTRQDVEALWENMDTIDCFATDHAPHTLEEKQGQEPPPGYPGLETMLPLLLTAVAEGRLTVEDIIQRLYENPRKIFGLPAQDDTYVEVDLEHEWVIPSCTAFSKARWTPFEGMRVKGTVRRVVLRGEVAYIDGQVLVPPGYGQDVKKWPLGTVLAPHAAPTKETTKTPERPWHAVPEVLRGRASSPRRDGRFHLPPRIHHASDPGLTAEDARDKAGRKVVEADPAVIQDSYSYLPRQASPQGVPHFQTSALLPPLIGPHVLSVQQFSKDQMSHLFNMAHILRMLVQKERSLDILKGKVMASMFYEASTRTSSSFAAAMSRLGGSVLSFSEATSSVQKGESLADSVQTMCCYADVLVLRHPQPGAVELAAKHCRKPVINAGDGVGEHPTQALLDIFTIREELGTVNGMTITMVGDLKHGRTVHSLARLLTQYRVNLRYVTPPGLRMPEDITTFVASKGIPQEEFGSIEEALPDTDVLYMTRIQKERFQQAEEYEACFGQFILTPHIMTRAKEKMVVMHPLPRVNEISVEVDSDPRAAYFRQAENGMYIRMALLATVLGRY; encoded by the exons ATGGgctgcctggtgctgcaggaTGGGTCGGTGCTGCGCGGTCGACCCTTTGGGGCCGCTGGGGCCACCGCAGCCGGGGAAGTCG TCTTCCAGACCGGCATGGTGGGCTACCCCGAGGCCCTCACCGACCCCTCCTACAAGGCCCAGATCCTGGTACTCACCTACCCGCTCGTCGGAAACTACGGGGTTCCCCGGGACGAGACCGACCCCTTCGGCCTCAGCCGG TGGTTTGAGTCCAGCAAGATCCACGTTGCTGCGCTGGTGGTGGGAGAGTGCTCGGAGACCCCCAGCCATTGGAGTGCATCCCGCTCCCTTGACCAGTGGCTGAAGGAGCAGAACATCCCCGGGCTGGAAG GGGTGGACACTCGAGCCTTGACAAAAAAGATTAGTGAGAAGGGGACGCTGCTGGGGAAGCTGGTGTTGGATGGGACCCCCGAGGAGAACCTCTCCTTTGAGGACCCCAACAAGCGTCACCTGGTGCAGGAGGTGTCATTGAAG ACACCCCGTGTATTCAACACTGGTGGGTCACCGCACATCACAGCCATCGACTGCGGCCTCAAGTACAACCAGGTGCGGTGCCTCTGCCAGCGGGGGGCGGCTGTCACCGTGGTGCCCTGGGACTACCCACTGGACCCTGCAG ACTTTGACGGGCTGTTCATCAGCAATGGCCCTGGGGACCCCCAGCTCTGCCGGGAGACGGTGGCCGGGCTGCAGCGGGTGCTGGATGCCCCCCAGCCCAAGCCTGTCTTTGGCATCTGCCTGGGCCATCAGCTGCTGGCCCTGGCCCTGGGTGCCCGCACCTACAAGATGAA gTACGGGAACCGCGGTCACAACCAGCCGTGCCTGCACGAGGACACACGGCGCTGCTTTATCACGGCGCAGAACCATGGGTTTGCGGTAGAGGTGGGCAGCCTGCCTCCCGGCTGGGTCCCACTCTTTACCAATGCCAACGATGGCTCCAACGAGGGGCTGGTCCACGAGCACAAGCCTTTCTTCAG TGTCCAGTTTCACCCTGAGCACCGCGCCGGCCCCACCGACCTGGAGGGACTCTTTGACATCTTTGTGGAGACTGCACGGGATCTGCGGGATGGGGATGGCAGTACCCTGACGG TGCGGCAGCGCCTGCGGGACTGGCTGAGCTCCAAGCAGGGACCTGCAGGGGGGCAGGATGTGGCCCGGCCCCGCAAGGTGCTGATCCTGGGCTCCGGTGGCCTCTCCATTGGACAGGCAGGAGAGTTTGACTACTCGGGGTCACAG GCCATCAAAGCACTGAAGGAGGAGAACATCCAGACGGTGCTGATCAACCCCAACATTGCCACAGTGCAGACCTCCAAGGGGCTGGCGGACAAGGTCTACTTTCTCCCCATCACCCCTGAGTACGTCACCCAG GTGATCCGGAATGAGCGCCCTGATGGGGTGCTTCTGACCTTCGGGGGACAGACAGCTCTCAACTGTGGTGTGGAGCTCACCAAGGCGGGTGTGCTGGAGCGGTACCACGTGCGGGTGCTGGGCACCCCAGTCACCTCCATCGAGATGACGGAAGATCGCAAGGTCTTCGTGGAGAAGATGGAGGAGATTGGGGAGCACGTGGCGCCCAGTGAGGCGGCTGCCTCCCTGGAGCAG GCAGCGGCAGCAGCGGAGCGTTTGGGGTACCCAGTGCTGGTGCGATCTGCCTACGCCCTGGGTGGGCTGGGTTCTGGCTTTGCCAACAGCTGTGAGGAGCTGGTGGCCCTGGTGAGCCAGGCCTTCACTCACACCTCCCAGGTCCTGGTGGACAAATCCctgaagggctggaaggagatCGAGTACGAGGTGGTGCGGGATGCTTACGACAACTGTGTCACG GTGTGCAACATGGAGAACCTGGACCCGCTGGGGATCCACACAGGCGAGTCCATTGTGGTGGCCCCCAGCCAGACCCTCAACGACACCGAGTACTTCATGCTGCGCCGCACAGCCATCAAGGTGGTCCGGCACCTCGGCATTGTGGGCGAGTGCAACATCCAGTTTGCCCTGAACCCTGAGTCTGAGCAG TACTACATCATCGAGGTGAACGCCCGGCTCTCCcgcagctcagccctggccaGCAAAGCCACTGGCTACCCCCTGGCCTACGTGGCTGCCAAGCTGGCCCTGGgcatccccctgcccctcctcag GAACTCGGTCACCAACTGCACCACGGCCAACTTTGAGCCCAGCCTGGACTACTGTGTGGTGAAGATCCCTCGCTGGGACCTCAGCAAGTTCCTGCGGGTCAGCACCAAGATTGGCAGCTCCATGAAGAGCGTGG GGGAGGTCATGGCCATAGGCAGGAACTTCGAGGAAGCTTTCCAGAAGGCTCTGAGGATGGTGGACGAGAACTGTGTGGGCTTTGACCACACAGTGAAACCAGCCTCGGATGTG GAGCTGGAGACACCGACAGACAAGCGGATCTTCGTGCTGGCAGCTGCGCTGCGCGCTGGCTACTCCATCGAGCGGCTCTACGAGCTGACCAAGATCGACCGCTGGTTCCTGCACAAGATGAAGAACATCACAGACCATGCGATGCTGCTGGAGTTGTACCGCGAGGGGCAGAACGCCATGCCGCCCACCATGCTGGCCCGGGCCAAGCAGCTCGGCTTCTCTGACAAGCAGGTTGCCCTGGCCGTGCTCAG CACCGAGCTGGCCGTGCGGAAGATGCGTCATGACCTGAAGATCCTGCCAGTGGTGAAGCAGATCGACACAGTGGCGGCAGAGTGGCCGGCCCAGACCAACTACCTGTACCTGACCTACAACGGCACTGAACATGACCTGGCCTTCCGTGAGCCCCACGTCATGGTCATCGGCTCTGGCGTCTACCGCATCGGCAGCAGCGTCGAGTTCGACTGGTGTGCTGTTGGCTGCATCCAGGAGCTCCGCAAG TTGGGCTTCAAGACGATCATGGTGAACTACAACCCTGAGACGGTGAGCACCGACTATGACATGTGCGACCGCCTCTACTTCGATGAGATCTCCTTtgag GTGGTGATGGACATCTATGAGCTAGAGAACCCCGAGGGTGTCATCCTGTCCATGGGCGGGCAGCTGCCCAACAACATCGCCATGGCCCTGCACCGACAGCAGTGCCGCATCCTGGGCACCTCCCCAGAGGCCATCGACTCGGCTGAGAACCGCTTCAAGTTCTCCCGCCTGCTTGACTCCATCGGCATCAGCCAGCCGCTCTGGAAGGAGCTGTCTGACATGGAG TCGGCCAAGCACTTCTGCTGCAAGGTGGGCTACCCCTGCGTCGTGCGTCCCTCCTACGTGCTGAGCGGCGCCGCCATGAACGTGGCCTACTCAGACAGTGACCTGGAAAAGTTCTTGAGCAATGCTGTGGCTGTGTCCAAGGAGCAGCCTGTCGTCATCTCCAAGTTCATCCAGGAGGCCAAG GAGATTGACGTGGACGCAGTGGCCTGTGATGGTGTAGTGGTGGCCATTGCCATCTCGGAGCATGTGGAGAATGCCGGGGTGCACTCAGGGGATGCCACGCTGGTGACGCCCCCCCAGGACATCACCCCCAAGACTCTGGAGCGCATCAAGGCCATTGTCCATGCTGtgggccaggagctgcaggtcaCCGGCCCCTTCAACCTGCAGCTCATCGCCAAG GATGACCAGCTGAAGGTGATTGAGTGCAATGTCCGTGTGTCCCGCTCTTTCCCCTTCGTCTCCAAGACGCTGGGGGTGGACCTGGTGGCTCTGGCCAGCCAGGTGATCATGGGTGAGGATGTGGAGCCAGTGGGGCTGATGACAGGCACAGGCATTGTTGGTGTCAAG GTCCCCCAGTTCTCCTTCTCGCGCCTGGCGGGTGCTGATGTGGTGCTGGGCGTGGAGATGACCAGCACAGGGGAGGTGGCTTGCTTCGGGGAGAACCGCTGTGAGGCTTACCTGAAGGCCATGCTCAGCACCGGCTTCAAGATCCCCAAGAAGAACATCCTGCTAACCATTGGCAGCTACAAG AACAAGAGTGAGCTCCTGCCCACTGTGCGGACCCTGGAGAGCCTCGGCTACCAGCTGTACGCCAGCCTCGGCACTGCTGACTTCTACACGGAGCACGGCATcaag GTGATGGCTGTGGACTGGCACTTCGAGGAGTCAGATGGCAGCGAGGCTGGCACCCGGGAGACCCAGCGCAGCATCCTGGACTACCTGGCTGAGAACCACTTCGAGATGGTCATTAACCTCTCCATGCGCAACTCGGGGGGCCGCCGGCTCTCCTCCTTTGTCACCAAGGGCTACCGCACCCGGCGCCTGGCTGTCGACTACTCTGTGCCACTCATCATCGACATCAAGTGCACCAAGCTCTTTGTGGAG GCGCTGGGCCAGATCAGGGCAGCCCCCCCAATGAAGATGCATGTGGATTGCATGACCTCCCAGAAACTCATCCGCCTGCCGG gcttgATTGACGTCCACGTCCACCTTCGCGAGCCAGGTGGCACCCACAAGGAGGACTTTGCATCAGGGACAGCAGCCGCCCTGGCCGGTGGTGTCACCATGGTGTGTGCCATGCCCAACACCAGCCCTGCAATCACTGACGCCTCCTCCTTTGCCCTGGCACAGAAG CTGGCCGAGGCAGGGGCCCGCTGTGACTTTGCCCTGTTCCTGGGGGCCTCCCCGGAGAACGCCGGGgcactgggcagcctggccgGGGCAGCTGCGGGGCTCAAGCTGTACCTGAACGACACCTTCTCCAGCCTGCGGATGGACAACGTTTCCCTGTGGATGGAG CACTTCGAGCAGTGGCCGCGGCACCTGCCAGTGGTGGCCCACGCTGAGCGGCAGACGGTGGCTGCCGTCCTGATGGTGGCCCAGCTGTACCAGCGCCCCGTGCACATCTGCCACGTGGCTCGCAGGGAGGAG ATCCTGCTCATCAAGGCAGCCAAGCAGAAGGGGGTGGCGGTGACGTGCGAGGTGGCCCCCCACCACCTCTTCCTGAGCCGGGACGACCTGGGGCGCCTCGGGGAGGGCCGTGCGGCCGTGCGGCCGGCGCTAGGCACGCGCCAGGACGTGGAAGCGCTCTGGGAGAACATGGACACCATTGACTGCTTTGCCACGGACCACG CCCCCCACACgctggaggagaagcagggGCAGGAGCCGCCCCCCGGCTACCCTGGCCTGGAGACGATGCTGCCGCTGCTGCTGACGGCCGTGGCCGAGGGGCGGCTGACGGTGGAGGACATCATCCAACGCCTCTACGAAAACCCCCGGAAGATCTTCGGGCTGCCGGCGCAGGATGACACCTATGTGGAG GTGGATCTGGAGCACGAGTGGGTCATCCCCAGCTGCACGGCCTTCTCCAAGGCCCGCTGGACCCCCTTCGAGGGCATGAGGGTGAAGGGGACTGTGCGGAGGGTGGTCCTGCGTGGGGAGGTTGCCTACATTGATGGGCAG GTGCTGGTGCCCCCTGGCTATGGGCAGGATGTGAAGAAGTGGCCCTTGGGCACAGTGCTGGCACCGCATGCAGCACCCACCAAAGAGACCACAAAG ACCCCCGAGCGGCCCTGGCATGCAGTGCCTGAGGTTCTGCGTGGCCGAGCCTCCAGCCCCCGCCGCGATGGGCGCTTCCACCTGCCACCACGCATCCACCACGCCTCCGACCCCGGCCTGACAG cCGAGGATGCCCGGGACAAGGCCggcaggaaggtggtggaggcaG ATCCAGCTGTGATCCAGGATAGCTACTCCTACCTCCCACGCCAGGCATCCCCCCAGGGCGTCCCCCACTTCCAGACCTCTGCGCTCCTGCCCCCTCTCATCGGGCCGCACGTCCTCTCTGTCCAGCAGTTCTCCAAGGATCAG atGTCCCATCTGTTCAACATGGCACACATCCTGCGCATGCTGGTTCAGAAGGAGCGGAGCCTGGACATCCTCAAG GGCAAGGTGATGGCGTCCATGTTCTACGAGGCCAGCACAcgcaccagcagctccttcgCGGCAGCCATGAGCCGGCTGGGCGGCTCCGTCCTGTCCTTCTCGGAGGCCACCTCTTCAGTGCAGAAGGGCGAGTCGCTGGCTGACTCTGTGCAGACCATGTGCTGCTACGCTGATGTGCTGGTGCTGCGGCACCCCCAGCCTGGCGCTGTCGAG CTGGCCGCCAAGCACTGCCGCAAGCCGGTGATCAACgctggggatggggtgggcGAGCACCCCACGCAGGCGCTGCTGGACATCTTCACCATCCGCGAGGAGCTGGGCACTGTCAATGGCATGACg ATCACCATGGTGGGTGACCTGAAGCACGGGCGCACCGTGCACTCGCTGGCCCGGCTGCTCACCCAGTACCGCGTCAACCTGCGCTACGTCACCCCCCCTGGCCTGCGCATGCCCGAGGACATCACCACCTTCGTGGCCTCCAAGGGCATCCCGCAG GAGGAATTCGGAAGCATTGAGGAGGCTTTGCCAGACACGGATGTGCTCTACATGACCCGCATCCAGAAGGAACGCTTCCAGCAGGCCGAGGAGTATGAGGCT TGCTTTGGGCAGTTCATCCTCACCCCCCACATCATGACCCGCGCCAAAGAGAAGATGGTGGTGATGCACCCCCTGCCCCGCGTCAACGAGATCAG CGTGGAGGTGGACTCGGACCCGCGTGCCGCCTACTTCCGGCAGGCGGAGAACGGGATGTACATACGGATGGCGCTGCTGGCCACCGTGCTGGGCCGCTACTGA